In Pseudomonadota bacterium, the following are encoded in one genomic region:
- a CDS encoding gamma carbonic anhydrase family protein, with product MSYPFLSLTDGGIQVVLEKNVSIGHLVILHGCTIREKSFVGIGAIILNKAVIGRNCLIGAGALVPEGKTIPDGSLVLGVPGKVMRSLTPEEIAMNTWIAEHYVERAAHYRQGLKPLG from the coding sequence ATGTCCTATCCTTTCCTATCCTTAACCGACGGCGGCATCCAGGTCGTGCTTGAGAAGAACGTGAGCATCGGGCACCTGGTGATACTCCACGGCTGCACCATCCGCGAGAAGTCGTTCGTGGGCATCGGCGCGATCATCCTCAACAAGGCCGTGATCGGCAGGAATTGCCTCATCGGGGCGGGCGCCCTGGTGCCCGAGGGCAAGACGATTCCCGACGGCTCGCTCGTCCTCGGCGTGCCGGGCAAGGTCATGCGCAGCCTCACGCCCGAGGAGATCGCCATGAACACCTGGATCGCCGAGCATTACGTCGAGCGCGCGGCGCACTACCGGCAGGGCCTCAAGCCCCTGGGATGA